The following coding sequences lie in one Deltaproteobacteria bacterium genomic window:
- a CDS encoding acetyl-CoA C-acetyltransferase encodes MPAKTLSRPIFIVSAKRTPFGTFGGKLKDVSAIDLGVVAAKAALAAGNVPADAIDHVVFGNVSQTSADALYMARHIGLKAGVPVPVPALTVNRLCGSGFQAIVSGAHEMLAGDAEIVLVGGTENMSQAPYAARNLRWGTKFGTDPKLEDTLWSSLFDPYAGCAMAVTAENLAEKHGLTRQQCDEYGLRSQQTWAAAHAAGRFAAELAAVEIKGRKGPESFEADEHPRPEATLEGMAKLPPVFKKDGVVSAGNASGICDGAAALVLATEDAIKKHGLTPLARVVQWHTTGVDPTIMGIGPVPAIRGALERAGVAQKDVDLFEINEAFAPQYLACEKELGLDRERTNVDGGAIALGHPLAASGARITAHLVHELRRRKGRYGVGSACIGGGQGIAVVIESV; translated from the coding sequence ATGCCTGCAAAGACGCTCTCACGCCCGATCTTCATCGTCTCCGCCAAGCGCACGCCCTTCGGCACCTTCGGGGGCAAGCTCAAGGACGTCTCCGCGATCGATCTCGGCGTCGTCGCGGCCAAGGCTGCGCTCGCCGCTGGCAACGTGCCCGCGGATGCCATCGACCACGTGGTGTTCGGCAACGTCTCGCAGACCTCCGCCGACGCGCTCTACATGGCGCGCCACATCGGCCTCAAGGCCGGCGTGCCGGTGCCGGTGCCGGCGCTGACCGTCAATCGCCTGTGCGGCTCGGGCTTCCAGGCCATCGTCAGCGGCGCACACGAGATGCTCGCCGGTGACGCGGAGATCGTGCTCGTCGGTGGCACCGAGAACATGAGCCAGGCGCCGTACGCCGCCCGCAACCTGCGCTGGGGCACCAAGTTCGGCACCGACCCGAAGCTCGAGGACACGTTGTGGTCGTCGCTCTTCGATCCCTACGCCGGCTGCGCGATGGCGGTCACCGCCGAGAACCTCGCGGAGAAGCACGGCCTCACACGGCAGCAGTGCGACGAGTACGGCCTGCGCAGCCAGCAGACCTGGGCCGCTGCACACGCGGCCGGTCGCTTCGCCGCCGAACTTGCTGCGGTCGAGATCAAGGGTCGCAAGGGCCCCGAGTCGTTCGAGGCCGACGAGCACCCGCGCCCCGAGGCCACGCTCGAGGGCATGGCCAAGCTGCCGCCGGTCTTCAAGAAGGACGGCGTGGTCTCGGCCGGCAATGCGTCGGGCATCTGCGATGGTGCGGCCGCGCTGGTGCTGGCGACCGAAGACGCGATCAAGAAGCACGGCCTCACGCCGCTGGCCCGCGTGGTCCAGTGGCACACCACCGGCGTCGATCCGACCATCATGGGCATCGGCCCGGTGCCGGCGATCCGCGGCGCGCTCGAGCGCGCCGGCGTCGCGCAGAAGGACGTCGATCTGTTCGAGATCAACGAGGCCTTCGCGCCGCAGTACCTCGCGTGCGAGAAGGAGCTCGGCCTCGACCGCGAGCGCACCAACGTCGACGGCGGCGCGATCGCACTCGGCCATCCGCTGGCGGCCTCGGGCGCCCGCATCACCGCGCACCTCGTGCACGAGCTGCGTCGCCGCAAGGGTCGCTACGGCGTGGGCTCGGCCTGCATCGGTGGCGGTCAGGGCATCGCGGTCGTGATCGAGAGCGTGTGA
- a CDS encoding protein kinase: MTTEPHDLDTVALPELGGRAEPDDPGAPGDEDAFDPDAPAIVEVTAADGLESRVLLARARRNLLGWSEEPVAVGRYRIIERIGTGGMGLVYSAHDDELDRPVAIKILRADLMPGSVGRQRLLREAQATARLSHPNVVHVYEVGQERDQVFMAMELVRGETLRAWRASGKRSWREVLEMYLRAGEGLVAAHAEGIVHRDFKPDNVLVGRDGRPRVLDFGLARAVTDLLGTTRDMPSPSSSASALLDVDITRTGTVVGTPAYMAPEQLERAEPDARSDQFSFCVALFEALYGCRPFAGSTYTELTENLRRKTAAQALPRRREVPTGVERTLLRGLEREPDQRFDSMRELLTALRDAATRPGRSSARWLVASAALLAVASAGGYASLHGRQNAAPAELAIDDTSTPSPAAGPDAWAEIVAASDLPPVVAEPLPGDPTGVTLHRLRNGLTVYVVHRPLEPFVSTALIVRAGAPEEGPQQRGIAALTLQAVLHGGPRLGVLDPAIELPQLVLQHTLLEKLPRVEDVRGRDAMLRAVAAAEASSTGLVGGDEYMGASMALGSRDPTTTLGGGTEISIQVPRARFASWAALAAETLQHPNFRNFLGACSEQLEFLGWRTEGSRAYLELDRAIAAATGVLEDPEAEIAKVAQAPLAEVRQFYADYYRPNNTAIVLVGDITPNEALPVIEQYFGAWEPAPIRASPPVLRPLQQPRTVIKVEDAGPPLAHLGWAAPPYGSPEYADLLALDQALPGPGGLLGARFDDADLGGGTILGNAGQFNIGVFPGPRQTTEEAERVAIEGLQAIANDTISEPRWERAMARASLVRNHWARSTQALVHVISESFVQHRPWHDVAEQLAGPMPARERLVAAAKRLLAQGYVVVHRNPGKVWRVEPPALPSLPHEPALGKHSPFAQSLIDAPATPMEPRFLVEGSHFESSPHGKGRVITTRADGPLFRASWVFPVGTREDPWACDAMVAHLSAMPISSIEPDVECSTDATYVDVVGSADTFAAAMPVLREWLYERESSAADVRSHLDWTLQRRGDLRADEVARALMFHVHALRGEHGIDAQLPDDTALRHRGERELPRALHELRQRDPDILYVGPDPAGFRAALPPALGRRGGTITGPRFRELTEPTVFLFDDPHRTDVSIRVALPWTASTRHDVLAAHMHEQIAWLRTDRTDPALEPEYASYRVRWSMESPLAIGLGYRCAADHLAQALDGALAAVRARPNADDFAMLRRNLELDFRSERVPERYVPERVRAWGNDASDPRVAQWLALPSLDADDVTQYYARQDVRFPIVSVVADADTIDLAMLSKYGRIVRVSSNAFIRDPSMSEVGDDRMVTPED; the protein is encoded by the coding sequence ATGACGACCGAGCCCCACGATCTCGACACCGTCGCGCTCCCCGAGCTGGGCGGGCGCGCCGAGCCCGACGATCCCGGGGCGCCCGGCGACGAGGACGCGTTCGATCCCGATGCCCCGGCGATCGTCGAGGTCACGGCCGCCGACGGACTCGAGTCGCGGGTGCTGCTGGCGCGGGCGCGACGCAACCTGCTCGGTTGGAGCGAGGAGCCGGTGGCGGTCGGCCGCTATCGCATCATCGAGCGCATCGGCACCGGCGGCATGGGCCTGGTCTACTCGGCGCACGACGACGAGCTCGATCGGCCGGTTGCGATCAAGATCCTGCGAGCGGATCTCATGCCCGGCTCGGTCGGTCGCCAGCGATTGCTCCGCGAGGCCCAGGCCACCGCACGGCTGTCGCACCCCAACGTCGTGCACGTCTACGAGGTCGGCCAGGAGCGCGACCAGGTGTTCATGGCGATGGAGCTCGTGCGCGGCGAGACCCTGCGGGCGTGGCGGGCCTCGGGCAAGCGATCGTGGCGCGAAGTGCTCGAGATGTATCTGCGCGCCGGCGAGGGCCTGGTGGCCGCCCACGCCGAGGGCATCGTGCACCGCGACTTCAAGCCCGACAACGTGCTCGTGGGCCGCGACGGCCGGCCGCGCGTGCTCGACTTCGGGCTCGCACGTGCGGTCACCGATCTGCTCGGCACCACGCGCGACATGCCGTCGCCCTCGTCGTCCGCAAGCGCGTTGCTGGACGTCGACATCACGCGCACCGGCACGGTCGTCGGCACGCCGGCGTACATGGCCCCGGAGCAGCTCGAGCGTGCCGAGCCCGACGCCCGCAGCGATCAGTTCTCGTTCTGCGTGGCGCTGTTCGAGGCGCTCTACGGCTGTCGTCCGTTCGCGGGCTCGACCTATACGGAGCTGACCGAGAACCTGCGTCGCAAGACCGCCGCGCAGGCGCTGCCGCGACGACGCGAAGTGCCGACGGGCGTCGAGCGCACGCTGCTGCGCGGGCTCGAGCGCGAGCCCGATCAGCGCTTCGATTCGATGCGCGAGCTGCTGACCGCGCTGCGCGACGCTGCGACCCGCCCCGGTCGGAGCTCGGCGCGGTGGCTGGTCGCGAGCGCGGCCCTGCTCGCGGTCGCGAGCGCGGGCGGCTACGCGTCGCTGCACGGGCGGCAGAACGCGGCGCCGGCCGAGCTCGCAATCGACGACACCAGCACGCCCAGCCCAGCCGCCGGGCCCGACGCGTGGGCGGAGATCGTCGCAGCCTCCGATCTGCCGCCGGTCGTGGCCGAGCCGCTGCCGGGCGATCCCACCGGCGTCACGCTGCACCGCTTGCGCAACGGCTTGACCGTCTACGTCGTGCACCGCCCGCTCGAGCCGTTCGTCTCGACCGCGTTGATCGTGCGCGCCGGCGCACCCGAGGAGGGGCCGCAGCAGCGGGGCATCGCCGCGCTCACGCTGCAGGCGGTGCTGCACGGCGGCCCCCGCCTCGGCGTGCTCGACCCCGCGATCGAGCTGCCTCAGCTGGTGCTGCAGCACACCCTGCTGGAGAAGCTGCCGCGCGTCGAGGACGTACGCGGACGCGACGCGATGTTGCGCGCGGTCGCGGCCGCCGAGGCCTCGAGCACGGGGCTGGTCGGCGGCGACGAGTACATGGGCGCGTCGATGGCCCTGGGCAGTCGCGATCCCACCACCACGCTCGGGGGTGGCACCGAGATCTCGATCCAGGTGCCGCGCGCTCGCTTTGCGTCGTGGGCCGCGCTGGCGGCCGAGACCCTGCAGCACCCCAACTTCCGCAACTTTCTCGGCGCCTGCTCCGAGCAGCTCGAGTTCCTGGGCTGGCGCACCGAGGGCTCGCGGGCGTACCTCGAGCTCGATCGCGCGATCGCGGCCGCGACCGGCGTGCTCGAGGATCCCGAGGCCGAGATCGCCAAGGTCGCCCAGGCCCCGCTGGCCGAGGTGCGGCAGTTCTACGCCGACTACTATCGCCCCAACAACACCGCGATCGTGCTGGTCGGTGACATCACGCCGAACGAAGCGCTGCCCGTGATCGAGCAGTACTTCGGCGCGTGGGAGCCGGCTCCGATCCGCGCGTCGCCGCCGGTGTTGCGACCGCTGCAGCAGCCGCGCACGGTGATCAAGGTCGAAGACGCCGGGCCACCGCTGGCGCACCTGGGCTGGGCTGCACCGCCGTACGGCTCACCCGAGTACGCCGATCTGCTCGCGCTCGATCAGGCATTGCCGGGGCCCGGCGGCCTGCTCGGCGCGCGCTTCGACGATGCCGATCTCGGGGGCGGCACGATCCTCGGCAACGCCGGGCAGTTCAACATCGGTGTGTTCCCCGGACCCCGCCAGACCACCGAGGAAGCCGAGCGGGTCGCGATCGAGGGGCTGCAAGCGATCGCCAACGACACCATCTCGGAGCCGCGATGGGAGCGCGCCATGGCCCGCGCGTCGCTCGTGCGCAACCACTGGGCCCGCAGCACGCAGGCGCTGGTGCACGTGATCTCGGAATCGTTCGTGCAGCACCGACCGTGGCACGACGTGGCCGAGCAGCTCGCGGGCCCGATGCCCGCGCGCGAGCGCCTGGTGGCCGCCGCCAAGCGGCTGCTCGCGCAGGGCTACGTCGTCGTGCACCGCAACCCCGGCAAGGTCTGGCGCGTCGAACCACCCGCACTGCCGTCGCTGCCGCACGAGCCCGCCTTGGGCAAGCACAGCCCGTTCGCGCAGTCGCTCATCGACGCACCTGCGACCCCGATGGAGCCGCGATTCCTGGTCGAGGGCTCGCACTTCGAGAGCTCGCCGCACGGCAAGGGCCGCGTCATCACCACGCGCGCCGACGGGCCCCTGTTCCGCGCCTCTTGGGTGTTCCCGGTCGGCACGCGCGAGGATCCGTGGGCCTGCGACGCCATGGTCGCGCACCTGTCGGCGATGCCGATCAGCAGCATCGAGCCCGACGTCGAGTGCAGCACCGACGCGACCTACGTCGACGTGGTCGGCAGCGCCGACACCTTCGCGGCCGCGATGCCGGTGCTGCGCGAGTGGCTGTACGAGCGCGAGTCATCCGCGGCCGACGTGCGCAGCCACCTCGACTGGACGCTGCAGCGCCGCGGTGATCTGCGGGCCGACGAGGTCGCGCGCGCGCTGATGTTCCACGTCCACGCGCTACGGGGTGAGCACGGCATCGACGCGCAGCTGCCCGACGACACCGCCCTGCGTCATCGCGGCGAGCGCGAGCTACCACGGGCGTTGCACGAGCTGCGGCAGCGCGACCCCGACATTCTCTACGTCGGGCCCGATCCCGCGGGGTTCCGCGCCGCGCTGCCGCCGGCGCTGGGTCGGCGCGGCGGCACCATCACGGGGCCGCGCTTCCGCGAGCTCACCGAGCCGACGGTGTTCCTGTTCGACGATCCCCACCGCACCGACGTCAGCATCCGCGTCGCGCTGCCGTGGACGGCGAGCACGCGCCACGACGTCCTGGCGGCCCACATGCACGAGCAGATCGCGTGGCTGCGGACCGATCGGACCGACCCCGCGCTCGAGCCAGAGTACGCGTCGTATCGCGTGCGGTGGTCGATGGAGTCGCCGCTCGCGATCGGGCTCGGCTACCGCTGCGCGGCCGATCACCTCGCGCAGGCGCTCGATGGAGCGCTAGCGGCCGTGCGCGCGCGCCCCAACGCCGACGACTTCGCGATGCTCCGCCGCAACCTCGAGCTCGACTTCCGCAGCGAGCGCGTGCCCGAGCGCTACGTGCCCGAGCGCGTGCGTGCGTGGGGCAACGACGCCTCCGATCCCCGCGTCGCGCAGTGGCTGGCGCTACCGAGCCTGGATGCCGACGACGTCACGCAGTACTACGCGCGTCAGGACGTACGCTTCCCGATCGTCTCGGTGGTCGCCGACGCCGACACGATCGATCTCGCGATGCTGAGCAAGTACGGCCGCATCGTGCGGGTGTCGAGCAACGCGTTCATCCGCGATCCGTCGATGTCCGAGGTCGGCGACGACCGCATGGTCACGCCCGAGGACTGA